agaaaggtggaaagtccaagggcaatgctaaatcaaagcaggacaagtccacatcaagctgtctttattgtgatggaataggccattacaaaagagaatgtccaaagctaaaggaagatcagaagaacggaacactcgttccatcttcaggtattttcgttatagactgtatacttgctaattcaacttcttgggtattagatacaggttgtggctcacacttatgttccaatccacagggactaagaagaagtagaaagttaagcaagggtgaagtcgacctacgagtgggaaatggagcacggattgctgcattagctgtaggaacttactatttgtcgttgccctccgggctagttttggaactggaagaatgtttccatgttccaagtcttactaaaaacatcatttcagtttcttgcttagatgctaagggattttcctttataataaaagacaatagttgttcgttttattttaaagagatgttttatggatctgctagattagtcaatggactttatttattagatcacgacaaacaagtatataacataaataccaaaaaggccaaaaaggatgattcagatctcacctatctgtggcattgtcgattaggccatataaacttgaaacgcttagaaagacttcaaagggaaggaattctagaaccatttgacttagaggattatggtaaatgcgaatcgtgtttacttggcaaaatgacgaagcaacctttctctaaagttggagaaagagcaaatgaactattgggtttaatccatacagatgtatgtggaccaatgagtacaaatgctagaggtggtttcagctactttatcactttcactgatgacttcagtaggtatggttatatctacctaatgaagcataagtctgaatcctttgacaaattcaaggaatttcagagtgaagtagagaatcaattaggcaagaagatcaaggcactgcggtctgatagaggcggtgaatatctgagctatgaatttgatgaccatctgaaagaatgtggaattctatcagaattgactcctcctggaacaccacaatggaacggtgtgtcagaacggaggaacagaaccttgctagacatggtcaggtcaatgatgggtcaggccgaacttccattagaattttggggacatgcactaaatacagctgcactcactataaatatagctccgtctaaagctgtcgaaaagactccatacgaattatggtttggaaagcctccaaatgtgtcttttcttaagatttggggatgtgaagtatacgtcaaacgattaatttcagacaaacttcatccaaaatctgacaaatgtatccttgtgggctatccaaaggaaacaaaggggtattacttctacaatacatctgagaacaaagtgtttgttgctcgagatggtgtctttttggagaaggatcacatttccaaaatgacaagtgggagaaaagtagacctcgaagaaattcgagtcgaacaacaaactctagagaatgctcaagatgacattcaggatgaaactcagagatctttagaagaatctggtgagaatcatggtcaatctagaaatgttaccccgcgtagatcgcaaagatatagatctcaaccggaaaggtacttaggtattttgacgaacgagagctatgacgttctattacttgaaagtgatgaacctgcgacttacaagcaagctatgacgagccctagctccaagcaatggcaagaagccatgcaatctgaattagactccatgtctgaaaaccaagtatgggatttggtcgatttgccagatggctaccaagccattggaagcaaatgggttttcaaactgaaaaaggacaaggatgggaaacttgaagttttcaaagctagattggttgcaaaaggttacaggcaagtccacggtgtggattacgatgaaaccttttcaccagttgcaatgctaaagtctattcgaataatgttagcaatcgctgcatattacgattacgaaatatggcagatggatgtcaaaactgctttcttaaacggcgttttaacagaaactgtgtttatgacacagcctgaaggttttgaggatccaaagaatgctaaaaaggtatgcaagctaaagaagtcaatctacggattgaagcaggcatccaggagctggaatatacgttttgatgaagcagtcagtgactttggtttcatcaagaacgcggacgaatcttgtgtatacaagaaggtcagtgggagcaaaattgctttcctagtattatatgtcgacgacatattgcttatcggaaatgacattcctatgttgaactctgtcaagatttggcttgggaaatgtttttcgatgaaggatctaggagaagcacagtacatattgggcatcaagatttacagagatagatctaaaaagatgattggacttagtcaaagcacttatatcaataaggtgcttgataggttcaagatggcggactccaagcgaggctacctacccatgtctcatggaatgactctaagcaagactcagtgcccaaaaacacttgatgagcgtagacgaatgaatgggattccatatgcatcattgattggttcaataatgtatgctatgatatgtacacgcccggatgttgcgtacgcactcagtgctacgagcagataccagtcagacccaggagaggcgcattggactgctgccaagaatattctgaagtacctgaaaaggcacaaagatgacttcctggtctatggtggagatgatgaattaattgttaaaggctatacggacgcaagtttccaaaccgacaaagatgatttcagatcacagtctgggtttgtcttctgcctcaacggaggagcagtaagctggaaaagtgctaagcaaagcaccattgcggattctacaactgaagcggagtacattgctgcacatgaagcagcaaaggaagctatatggctaaggaagttcataggagaacttggtgtagtcccctccattaaaggaccaatagccctgtattgtgataataacggagctattgcacaggcaaaagagcctagacaccaccagagagtcaagcatgtacttcgtagatttcaccttctacgagagttcgttgaaagaaaagaagtcgagataagcaaaattggaactgatgacaacatatcagatccattaactaaacctctgccgcaggcgaagcacaactcgcacactgcagctatgggaatcaagcatattggagaatggctttgatgtctctgtttaatgttttaaagttttagagtttaaatctttgtaaaacattattggttaatcattcacaataaatgaaaagaattcatttttccatttaatttgtggtttattaaatgatgagtcccttcaatttgacgatatattcaagatagactgtcaggaccagtcctgtgactaagaaatgtctatcaagtgaacttgaatgtcaaaggttgaaaatggtccctaatcggagttttctataaaattggacgcatagaaaacgttagacgattagaatgcaagatgactagtagttctgtttcttgaactatgtggacatggcaatgtcataatcatttgcatagatacttactttgggaagactagtatcggacgagacctatgaaactttactgtaagagatgaaagtctgtttcattaaattattagacactaaatcctcaatacctgagtgatttgagattacttgtttgagaactggttgctttgacgttgaccaaccgtcgcaccgtaaaaggaggctataaaggcaacgctcaggtaatcacctatcaaacgaagtctaatctcaagatcgcaagattgggattgtcctcccataaatcgggatgagatgcttaaaagttgtacaaggccactcggagagctagaaactgtgaaatgcatggccgtgctcggatgaatcataggctatgattatctgtttatttgatcagttgaactctgaaaccgaggaacacctctggacataataaggatgacaactcttaccttatgttcaagagcaagcatcgagcgacaaaggaattaggaaatgcacacttgtccctaaggacaagtgggagactgaaggaaataatgcccttggtccaagtatgcattctatgttaagtctaataaatgcggttcagtattaattaacaagttaataattcagtgagatcaagtgagctgaatgcctagctagaggccgctttagttcaagtggaattaatgatattaatccacagcttactcttgactgaacccgtagggtcacacaaatagtacgtaaacggatcaagtatttaatagcattaaatactccatctatgaatattcggaaccgacggatcttggtttcagtgggagctaagatcgtcacaggcaaggaatgaatactccggaaacgatgatattgccggaaacggaaatatggatcgtatcggaaatataaatattatccaagtcgtagatgttgccggaaacggaaacatggtacgtgtcggaaaatattatcggaaatggaaatattgccagaatcggaaatattgccggaaacggaaatattgtcagaatcggaaatattaccggaatcggaaaataattccggaaacggaaatattaaatatttgttcgaaacggaaattaattccggaatcggaaatattaaatattgttcgtatcggaaatgaattccggaatcggaaaatttaatcggaagcgcatcgtacgaataagcatcggacgaggcctgccggacgaggcccagcacgaagccaggccatcgcccagcaagccaagcgcgccgcacaaacagccacgccaggcccagcgcaaggctaggcccagcaggctgcgcgcagcgcgcagcgcgcacagcgcgcacagcacgcgcagcgcgcgcgggcgctgagtgggttgctgctcgcgcgcacgcatggggcccatcgtggctgccgtgcgtgtgtgtgcaagtgtttgtgttcgtgcacgtttcctaaaacatgcagagttcggttaatgattaaattcctaaattctatttgataaattaattaaattagagttcttgtaggattctaggtttgattaatttgtatctgaataggatttcgattccctttccataccgctataaatatgaggctagggctcacaatttataacacaagtttcaaagtattcaaagtgaattttttgagagaaaaattcagtcacacatttgcctataaagtgccgaaaataatagtaccttaagggcgattctagttggtcaatcttaaggcggatccggacgtgctgtggactatctacggagggacgacacttggagtcctaaagacttgttcttgttcggttcgggcgcagctagggaaggcacgcaacaaagagtatgcatctaatctatgctaaatgattatgtgtaaataatatgttttcctgggtttatggtttttccgcatgatttatgaattgtcatatgtatcataacctaacagggtcaagttcggatcggATAATTTTCGGATCGGTTGAAATGCAGGCCGGATTCACTCTCGGGCACGGGTTAAGATCGAGTCGATATCTGATTTATTCATCTCAAAATATTCAAGCGTAAAATATTTAGTCTACAGGTCGAGTCACTAAAAGGTCATGTGGTAAAAATCAGGTTAAGGTCATTGTCGGGTCGGGTATCGGGTTCAGATCTTTGTTAAGTCGGGTCAATTCGATTATCGGTTATCTTTCGGTCGGGTGTCGGTTCGGGTCAtacatcgggttaaaatcggttatcggCTTTTTCGGGCCGGGTACAGGTGGGGTTTCGGGTTACCTGTTTTACCAAAATTTCGGGTCATGGTCGGTTACGGGTTCGGTGGGTTCAGGTtgggttttcgggtcgggtcagtttCTGACAGCTCTAGGGCCACACAAACTTATAGAAGAAAGCTAGAATGAACGTAAACGTAAAGATAACAACTCCACAGCTCTCAAAAAATTATAGGCTAGCGTTAGAATCCGGCATTCATTTACTTGTATTTTGCTGATCTATTGTTTTTTTAAGAATTTTCtaatactacctccatttcattaatatctttatagttactatttgcacaaatattaagaaaaaattaaaaagttagttgaatataataaaatatggataaagtatgtGTAAGAATGTGGGTGGGTGTAagtaaaaaaatgaataaagtaagtgaAATTGagtgaaaaattgtaaatattatggGATAAAAagggtaaggtagtaaattttaatgtccaaaaatagaataaagcaaagtgtaaagaacattatgaaaccgACAAAACCGAAAGtgtaaatatcattttgaaaTGGAGGTGGTAGTTATCTGTCAATCCAACATTAACTAGAAGTTTAAAACTAATTCAAAAAACACCTCGATGAAGGGTATTCTCatcaaaagttttttttttgcttaattACTTGCATGTTTTGTAACCCTAACTTTACACATATTGTGTTGTCGCTCGTTCTTAAGCTTTCCAAAACTCGACAAATTCTCCCCAAAACAGATAGGACGTTCTCGTTGTCAGTCTTGTTTGTGCATGTTGTTCGCACATAAGCGCTCCGATCAACTCTCGACCCTTGCTCTTGTCTTAGGTGTGCAATAGTGCCTTCCTTAATAAAGCATCGGCCCGATCGTAGCCCTCCAGCCTTGCACAAGGCTTACGAGTTACGCCCTTGCCATCCCATAGACAAGAGCGCGTCGCACGATCCGGTGTCAAAGCACTTGTACTGTGACACCAGGTCATCTTGTGAAGAAAAAGAAtaattagtactccctccattcttaAATGTTAGTACTCTTTCGCATTGAGTTGattttataaattgtacttatATAACCGttatttttcatgaacttatcttatatgaatttatctgaacttaatttttttgaaataagtaaataaatgaCCTACGTATGTAAATATTCCTTATGTGTAACCGTAAttatttttcatgaacttatcttatatgaatttatctgaacttaatttttctgaaataagtaaataaattaCCTACgtacactacaaaaaaaaattgatatagcGACGGAAATTTTTCGTCTCTAGAATAACAAATCCGTAGCTGAATAAGGCTAGAGACGGAAATAGAGACGGAATACGTCCGTTGGTAAAAAGCTTGTCGCTAAATGGATATGGGGACGGAGGGCAAGGAAACCGTCCCTGATGTAGCGACGGAAATAAATCCGTCCCACAGTCCGTTGCGAAGACTTAGGAACAGAAATTTGTTATTCCGTCTCTACTTCTAGAAACGGAAATGAATATTACGTAGCTGACTCCAGAGACGGTTTTTCCAATCCGTCTCTAGATTCAGGTACGAAATTTCAATTTCTGTCTCTGATTTTAGCTACGGAATTTGTATTTCCGTCTCTGAGTTTAGCTACGAATTACATTTCCGTCCCTGACTTCAAAATATGAGATTTTCACCTTTAGCTACGGATTTATAGTTTCTGTCGCTGTGATtcataaattaaaatattaaatattcgttttAATATAATGGaaatatgttttaaagaatCACAAGCTTAAATATATACTTAAACATTAAATGTTAAAACTAAAACATATACAAAAGCTCACAAAATGATAATTGATAATGTTAACAGAATTTGTTCAAGTATGTCCAAAAGTAACATCATGTACTACAAAAGCAGCCCCTCCAATTAACTAATCTTAGAAAGTAGCCAACAAGTGGAGGAGCTTGTACCACTATGCACAAACTGCCCCTCTAATCAAGGTTAACAATTAGTACCTTTAATTACAAAATATAATACCTTGAGGCCTATGTTAGAAGAATATAAGTACTATGCATGCTAAATAAAATAACATCAGACTTCACAGCATGTACAAAAAATCCACCTTCAATCCAAAGAGCAATCTTCAATCAAAGGTTGCGGTCATCCATTCACAAAATAAGTGGAACTCAAGGCAAGGATGTAGAAGTAGGAGTGGTTGAGAGATTGTTGGCTTGCACAATAAGTCGAAATTTTTCATTAAGATCCTCCATAATTCTTTGTGTTTCGGCAAGCATTTTTTGAGTTTCAGCAAGGTTCTCTTGGGTTTCAGCTAGGCTCTCCTTAGTTTCATCAAGCTCCCTCTTTTGTTCCATCGCATAGTTTGTTCGTGACTTTTTGGTTCTCCTATCTCCCGGTCTCTCATAGAAAGAATCAGCAGCTGCCCCCAAACCAAATATCCTTCCCTTTTCACTCCACCCACCCGTAGCTTCAAGGAACAACTCATCTTCAGTCTTTCGATTCTCAACTTCACATTGTAAATTTGCGGTTTTTCTACTTTTAAAATCATTCTGCCAAAAAACACAAACACGAAGAAACATGATCAAGTGCCTGATTATTTATTACTCAATATTTGTAACATAAAAAACAGAAATTTGGATGTTCCTTGTGCTCCCAACTCTGATTTCAGAACTAACAGACACAAATAGAAAACTATAACTTAACATTGTTGTATTTTAGAGCTGATCATGGGCGGGGTAACCCGCTAGGCCCGGCCCGCTCGACCCGCTAAAATAGCGGGCTTGGACaacgttttttttaaaaaattgatatttgggAGGGCCAGGCCCGGCCCGTTAATATAAACGGGCGGTTTAcggcacaaaaaaaattaaactggACAGGCCCGCCCAGCCCGCTAAATTtaaaatacatattatttaaaattttattgttGTATTACATaggaaaataaatgaaaaaaagaaTATTCTGGAGTTATCTAACCTTTCATTGTCTAAATGAAACCCTAAACTCAACTAACCCTTCCATTTTTTCACAACAGCCGTCACACCACTACTCACACCCAAAAGACAAAAACtcaattcttagtttcttaccTTCTTCATTTCTCCTTCTTCACCATTGCCTCTCCAATTTCCATCAACTAAGCTATTCGGATTTCGGAGCACAGCGAGGACGCGGAGACGGCGACCTACATGTAAGTTCATACTTCGAAATTTCAAATAGTCTAGCATAAACTTATTTAATGAATCTGCTTCTCTACCTCATAGCACGAGCTGtctaattatttttgtttattacTATTGAATTATTGATAAATATTCTATATTCTatgattgttgtatttttttggaGGGCTTCTATGATTGTTGGAATTACTGTGCCAATATTGTACTTTTAAAGTTTACTCAATTTGGCTTTGTTAATGGGTGGAGTACATAATATCTTCTAAACTTTGTGACATGAAAATATTGAGTAATGGTCCGTTTGGCTTTTAGTTAATTTGTTGTTTCCATTTTTATTAGTTTGTGACTTTGTGTTGTTGATTTGGGTTCCTACCACAGTAGTACAGTACCACCGTATCTCATAattcattgttcttcatttaatttttttctaaaacaaatactccgtaattttttgatcttgtatgttttaattttaaaaccaAATAAACAATGTTATTTTGCAATTTAATTTGAATATATATGATCATTATGTTAATAAATTTCCATGATTCATTGATTTCATACGGTGTAGTCATTATTAAAATTTCCGGATCGATGTAACTGACATACGAGTATGTTTGAAGAATATAAGAAATAGAAATTAAAGAATTTATTTGGgtatatgattttttttgttttgtattCATACGAAATTACTAAGAATATTTCTTTCAAATTTAGAcaattaatttccttttttttcatgCCAACAATTTTGCAGAGCCATGGCAGAAGGTAGCTCTGTCAATCCACTTGACTTGGGGGAGGATGAAGATGAAATTCCATGCAATAATAAAGGCCCTCCAGTCAATGCTCGTggtagaaaattaaaataagttgTTTGGCAGCATATGGCTCGTGAAATATTAAAAGATGGGAGCATACAAGCTATTTGCAACCACTGTAAGATGATTTTTACAGCAAATAATAGCAGTGGTACGTCTCATCTCAAAAGACATGTTGATAAATGTCCAAAACGCATAAACCATGATATTAGGAACTTTTGTATTTCATCTAATCCATCTAGTGGGGGCACTAGCAACATGTCTTTGAAAAATCCTAATATTAATTTTGAGGAAGTACGTAGGGCTATTTGCATTTATGTTGTATCTGGTGCTCATTCTTTTGCTACATGTGAAGAACCTGGGTTCAAATATATGGTCTCTACTATGTGCCCTCAATTTAATACTATTAGTAGGCATACTTTAAGGAGAGACACTTTGAGATATTATGATgatgaaaaaaaatttgttatGGATGATTTGCAAAATGCTCCTGGTCGTATAGCTTTTACCACTGATAATTGGAGAAGTGAACATACAGATGATGAATATATGTGCATTACTGCTCATTGGGTTGATGCTAATTGGAAAATACAAAAGAGAATAATCAAATTTGGGGCTTTAACACCACCGTTTGATGGAGTTTCTCTTGCGGATGAGATTGCATTATGCTTGGGTCAATGGAAAATTGATCATAAGATATTTAGTTTTACAGTGGACAATGCATCTTACAATGATTGTATGATTTCTTCTTTAAAGGCTCATCTTCTAAGGAAAAACTGTTTGTTTTATGGTGGGGAATTCTTTCACTTGCGATGTGCTTGTCATATTATAAATCTTGTAGTGCAAGCTGGATTCAAGGGCATAGATGATGTTGTTATCAAGATTAAAAGTGTAGTGAAACACTTTAAGCATTCAATCCCAAAGAAGAAAAAGTTTTATAGTGTTGCTGAAACAAGTTTTGGTATAAAAACAAACAAGAAGTTGCGTGGAGATAATTGTATTAGATGGAACTCTACATTTTTAATGCTTGACCGCTTCATTTTCTTTAGAGATGTTATTGATCATGTGGTTAGTCGGGATAAGGATCTTAAAGTGTTTGCTCTCACATTGGAAGAGTGGGTTAGAGTTTGTGAATTGCATGCATTCTTGAAGCTCTTTTATGATGTTACAAATACATTTTCGGCTTCAAAACACCCCACTTCaaatctctattttgatggTGTATGGAGGATccataaaaagttgatagatgtTAAAAACGGACCCTTAAGTAGCTTGTCTTCTATGGTCAAACCTATGAAGGATAAATTCGATAAATATTGGTTTGATTATAGTCTTGTCCTCTCGTGTGCTGCTGTTTTGGATCCCCGATTTAAACTAGACAGAGTTGAATATTGCTATGAAAAGTTGTTTGGAGAGGTATATGCTAAGAAAATGGTTGAACGTGTTAGAAACactttgtttgatttgtttgaTGAGTACAAAGATGTCCATACTGCTAGTTCTCCTAATCTGGCAACTAGTAGTGGTGCCCCTAGTATTTCTACTGTTGTTGGAAGTAATGCGGAACAAATGGATGAAATACTTGATTATAAGGTATTCTTGAG
This genomic stretch from Spinacia oleracea cultivar Varoflay chromosome 3, BTI_SOV_V1, whole genome shotgun sequence harbors:
- the LOC110805976 gene encoding zinc finger BED domain-containing protein RICESLEEPER 2-like, translating into MAEGSSVNPLDLGEDEDEIPCNNKGPPVNARANNSSGTSHLKRHVDKCPKRINHDIRNFCISSNPSSGGTSNMSLKNPNINFEEVRRAICIYVVSGAHSFATCEEPGFKYMVSTMCPQFNTISRHTLRRDTLRYYDDEKKFVMDDLQNAPGRIAFTTDNWRSEHTDDEYMCITAHWVDANWKIQKRIIKFGALTPPFDGVSLADEIALCLGQWKIDHKIFSFTVDNASYNDCMISSLKAHLLRKNCLFYGGEFFHLRCACHIINLVVQAGFKGIDDVVIKIKSVVKHFKHSIPKKKKFYSVAETSFGIKTNKKLRGDNCIRWNSTFLMLDRFIFFRDVIDHVVSRDKDLKVFALTLEEWVRVCELHAFLKLFYDVTNTFSASKHPTSNLYFDGVWRIHKKLIDVKNGPLSSLSSMVKPMKDKFDKYWFDYSLVLSCAAVLDPRFKLDRVEYCYEKLFGEVYAKKMVERVRNTLFDLFDEYKDVHTASSPNLATSSGAPSISTVVGSNAEQMDEILDYKVFLSKRRKADNVKSELEIYLEEKNPDVTEKCDVLSYWNKNSVRYPNLACLARDILTIPISTVPSESSFSMGKKLINPWRASLGQKTIEALACSEDWLRAKGLNSGSSKFFGYGELSVDDDEEEEEDDECLSVTKVLEKHNADA